In the Diprion similis isolate iyDipSimi1 chromosome 2, iyDipSimi1.1, whole genome shotgun sequence genome, one interval contains:
- the LOC124415830 gene encoding uncharacterized protein LOC124415830 isoform X4: MGWLTQCVCGARSAGSEPDVRQKSAGKRGKKKKNKKKERKDAAGSPQANRNAIGIDPITRSTGFNFSNQDEAVLKDTGNTSNNRLLDVEAGTTKSVKLSTPDKKCEIVHENGEFAAESSCSNFSSSIIDRGKYVTDDPSLEQISLSFDHDPGVVRPKRWSIHGTDTNNGNVANLGLSYFKKTPESSENTTVFAVKKSSTSNSNENKFSTTSTKGDHHRFGSRTVENIGLQDARQATEDVSTTLGSVNRKLGLSYVVLKQTEEPPRNGDSTAMVPLSGDSVAENFQRAYVVLPEIERDKSAEFNDSHQKQRRTIQNPHRATMPISRLPRSKPSVVKKSSDFPEKQTNKYGFRQPAGTPIATPVTEINRSRNSCSFEIPWFDDKTITKKPRQSKILKPQEITKIATKIKESNETALANDRLKEHENGRVHSAIVSGVNWEQRSVTVEWFERGETKGKEVEIDAILALNPELVPKTMGPPPPVNNHMMPARNKDSSGEEDDGVDEYENQDEGSLGRSGAQQTTRNGLSSATLPNTTRASIPVKAVPNRQITRAGRPTNIIPPITSVNGHGDSISGLTRRELENIPPTPVTPAPSSASTVAMSKQKQLQIQQAQQQQLQIQQQQQQQQAAQVENGRGRRSNVVKEVERLKKNREERRQRQAELKEEKEALMNLDPGNPNWEFLAMIREYQNTIDFRPLRDTDAVEDHQITVCVRKRPLNRKEVNRKEVDVISVPSKDQMVVHEPKAKVDLTKYLENQLFRFDYAFDETCTNEIVYKYTAKPLVQTIFEGGMATCFAYGQTGSGKTHTMGGDFNGKTQDCKKGIYAMVAKDVFKYLKSTKYRPLNLIISASFFEIYSGKVFDLLADKEKLRVLEDGKQQVQIVGLTEKVVESCDEVLKLIQHGNSARTSGQTSANANSSRSHAVFQIIARTPGTHKVHGKFSLIDLAGNERGADTSSANRQTRMEGAEINKSLLALKECIRALGRKGTHLPFRASKLTQVLRDSFIGEKSKTCMIAMISPGMSSCEHSLNTLRYADRVKELAATDPTEIKAPSTDDDERGLKIEDHSNNSVLSDSDLAQLRSLNEGELSQDLYTFHEAVSALQLLEEEVLDTHKLVVDNTTRFLNDAHSVFSATHEVDYDQEDTHAMTKANSIFTLSHNWRGSNATLNTTISINDKLNNNPDYDSHSNLNSSTQISGKNSYNSPWKDELKFENSTNSDSDQDKLEVESEKKYSENLSAVSIETTHNKTFSARTTPLYKKCETRRSTISGIKKYSKYNWAGTFHNRAKKKISFTESLVSKSIAGESNFESHVMSDENECRTGKKTMNFTIDTTSGSNSLNLFEDDSLKANDNFIDELKYTKFSNIDRTSDSKLNNMIESDLIFPPVTDNSYFIKNDASPAKINIFTDYSDKHLEMPSILKSTANTASSILKVNQQVKNLSHFKLDTLQPNFNTSVPEKGPIDSGFKRTSTLVEKCVLKKSIDSNIAEISVVESDIANQKLAKKGLCRKLFQFVSNLIINVILFTLLPAVYVAFFTYLHNGNE, encoded by the exons ATGGGCTGGTTGACGCAATGCGTTTGCGGTGCTCGGAGCGCAGGCTCGGAACCGGATGTGAGGCAGAAAAGCGCGGGAAAAcgtggtaaaaagaaaaagaacaagaaaaaggaACGGAAAGACGCCGCTGGATCGCCACAGGCCAATCGAAACGCCATTGGGATCGACCCGATAACCCGAAGCAcaggtttcaatttttccaaccAGGATGAAGCTGTCCTGAAGGATACAGGCAACACGTCAAATAATCGGCTCCTGGATGTCGAGGCCGGTACCACGAAATCTGTAAAGTTGTCAACGCCGGATAAAAAGTGTGAAATAGTTCACGAAAACGGTGAATTTGCCGCGGAATCTTCCTGCAGTAATTTCTCATCGTCGATCATTGATCGTGGAAAATATGTCACCGACGATCCTTCACTCGAGCAGATTTCATTAAGCTTCGATCATGATCCTGGAGTGGTACGACCGAAACGCTGGAGTATTCACGGCACAGACACGAACAACGGAAACGTAGCCAATCTTGGATTAAGTTATTTTAAAAAGACGCCCGAGTCTAGCGAGAACACGACCGTATTTGCCGTTAAAAAATCATCCACAAGTAACTCCAATGAGAACAAATTTAGCACGACAAGTACGAAGGGCGATCATCATCGCTTCGGATCTCGCACCGTCGAAAATATTGGCCTGCAGGATGCGCGCCAGGCGACGGAGGACGTTTCTACTACCTTAGGAAGTGTTAACAGAAAATTGGGACTTTCTTACGTTGTGCTGAAGCAGACGGAAGAACCACCGAGGAACGGTGATAGTACGGCAATGGTACCATTGTCGGGTGACTCTGTggcggaaaattttcaacgagccTACGTCGTTCTGCCTGAAATTGAACGCGACAAGTCCGCGGAATTTAATGATTCGCATCAGAAGCAGCGACGTACTATCCAAAATCCGCATCGCGCAACTATGCCAATATCAAGACTGCCCCGGTCGAAACCAAGCGTCGTCAAGAAATCGTCGGACTTTccggaaaaacaaacgaacaagtATGGATTTCGACAACCTGCTGGAACTCCGATAGCTACGCCGGTCACGGAGATCAATCGAAGCAGGAACTCGTGCAGCTTTGAAATTCCCTGGTTCGACGATAAAACCATCACCAAGAAACCGCGTCaaagtaaaatattgaaacctCAAGAGATAACAAAGATCGCAacgaaaattaaggaatcgaATGAAACGGCTCTGGCTAACGACCGATTAAAGGAACACGAAAATG GACGCGTTCACTCTGCCATCGTGTCTGGTGTCAACTGGGAGCAACGGAGTGTCACTGTCGAATGGTTTGAGAGAGGAGAGACTAAAGGGAAAGAG gTGGAAATCGATGCGATTTTGGCTTTGAATCCCGAATTGGTACCGAAAACGATGGGACCACCTCCGCCGGTGAATAATCACATGATGCCTGCTCGTAATAAG GACTCTTCCGGTGAGGAGGACGACGGCGTTGACGAGTACGAGAACCAGGATGAAGGCTCGCTCGGACGTTCCGGTGCTCAACAAACCACGAGAAATGGTCTTAGCTCGGCAACCCTGCCT AATACTACGAGAGCGTCTATTCCAGTTAAAG CTGTTCCAAATAGACAAATCACTCGAGCAGGACGGCCCACAAATATAATTCCACCCATTACATCTGTAAACGGACATGGTGATTCCATCTCAGGTCTTACTCGACGGGAATTGGAGAATATACCACCAACTCCGGTAACACCAGCACCATCAAGTGCTTCCACTGTGGCAATGAGCAAGCAGAAACAATTGCAGATACAACAGGCTCAACAGCAGCAGTTGCAaattcaacaacaacaacaacaacaacaagctGCACAAGTCGAAAATGGAAGAGGCAGACGGTCGAATGTTGTCAAAGAGGTGGAAAGGCTAAAAAAGAACAGAGAAGAGAGGAGGCAGCGACAAGCAGAGCtaaaggaggaaaaagaagcATTAATGAACTTGGATCCTGGAAATCCTAATTGGGAATTCCTTGCAATGATTAG ggAGTATCAAAACACCATAGACTTTAGACCACTGCGAGACACGGACGCAGTAGAAGACCATCAAATAACCGTTTGTGTTCGAAAACGTCCGTTAAATCGTAAAGAAGTGAATCGTAAAGAAGTAGACGTTATAAGTGTTCCCAGTAAAGATCAGATGGTCGTCCACGAACCAAAAGCAAAGGTTGATTTAACCAAGTATTTGGAAAATCAGCTGTTCAGATTTGATTACGCTTTTGATGAAACTTGTACCAATGAAATAGTCTACAAATATACAGCCAAGCCATTAGTGCAAACTATCTTTGAGGGTGGAATGGCTACTTGTTTTGCTTATGGTCAAACCGGAAGTGGTAAGACTCACACAATGGGTGGAGACTTCAATGGAAAAACTCAGGACTGCAAGAAAGGAATATATGCTATGGTCGCTAAAGACGTTTTCAAGTATTTAAAGTCCACTAAATATCGTCCACTGAATTTGATAATCTCTGCAAGTTTTTTTGAGATTTACTCAGGAAAAGTGTTTGACCTGCTCGCTGACAAAGAAAAGCTCCGAGTACTGGAGGATGGGAAACAACAG gTACAAATAGTTGGGCTGACTGAAAAGGTTGTGGAATCTTGTGATGAAGtactgaaattaattcaacatGGTAATAGTGCCAGAACTAGCGGACAAACTAGCGCTAATGCTAACTCTTCGAGGTCACATGCTGTCTTTCAAATAATTGCACGGACGCCAGGAACCCACAAGGTTCATGGAAAGTTTTCTCTAATCGATCTTGCTGGTAATGAAAGGGGAGCGGATACATCGTCAGCTAACAGGCAAACCA GAATGGAAGGTGCTGAAATCAACAAGTCACTGCTGGCGCTCAAAGAATGTATCCGTGCACTGGGACGCAAAGGTACGCATTTGCCATTCAGAGCCAGTAAGCTGACTCAGGTTCTGCGAGACAGTTTTATaggagaaaaatcaaaaacttgcATG ATCGCTATGATCAGCCCAGGAATGAGCTCGTGCGAACATTCTCTTAACACTTTACGATACGCAGACAGAGTTAAGGAACTAGCTGCAACAGATCCAACAGAAATAAAGGCACCATCAACAGATGACGACGAACGAGGTTTAAAGATAGAAGACCATTCAAACAACAGTGTTCTGTCAGACAGCGATTTAGCACAGTTAAGATCACTCAAT GAGGGCGAGTTATCGCAGGACTTATATACTTTCCATGAAGCTGTATCTGCGCTACAGTTATTAGAGGAAGAAGTTTTGGACACACATAAGCTTGTGGTTGACAATACAACTCGGTTTTTAAACGATGCGCACAGCGTTTTCAGTGCGACACACGAGGTGGACTATGATCAGGAAG ATACTCACGCAATGACAAAGGCTAATTCAATCTTCACATTAAGCCACAACTGGAGAGGCAGCAATGCAACATTAAACACAACGATCagtataaatgataaattgaataacaatCCTGATTACGATAGTCATTCTAATTTGAATTCGTCGACTCAAATTTCTGGTAAGAACTCCTATAATTCTCCTTGGAAAGATGAgttaaagtttgaaaattcaacaaattctgATAGTGATCAAGATAAGCTTGAAGTTGAATCTGAAAAGAAATACAGTGAAAATCTTAGTGCTGTATCCATTGAGACTACGCATAATAAGACGTTTTCCGCTAGAACCACTCCACTatacaaaaaatgtgaaaccaGAAGATCAACCATTTCtggcataaaaaaatattccaaatatAATTGGGCTGGTACTTTTCATAATAGAgctaaaaaaaagatttcgttCACGGAAAGTTTAGtatcaaaatcaattgcaggtGAAAGTAATTTTGAAAGTCATGTAATGTCAGATGAGAATGAATGTAGAACTGGAAAGAAAACTATGAATTTTACAATTGACACAACGTCAGGGTCTAACAGTCTTAATTTATTTGAAGATGATTCTTTGAAAGCAAATGACAACTTTATTGACGAGCTGAAGTATACtaagttttcaaatattgaCAGAACGTCGGActcaaaattgaataatatgaTCGAAAGTGATTTGATTTTTCCACCTGTAACTGATAAttcttatttcataaaaaatgatgCTTCACCTGCTAAGATCAATATATTCACTGATTACTCTGATAAACATCTTGAAATGCCATCCATTTTAAAAAGTACGGCTAATACAGCGTCTTCGATTTTAAAAGTGAATCAACAAGTGAAAAATCTATCTCATTTTAAGCTAGACACATTGCAACCAAATTTCAACACATCTGTGCCAGAAAAGGGTCCAATAGATTCTGGATTCAAACGCACTTCGACATTAGTAGAAAAGTGtgtcttgaaaaaatcaatagaCTCCAATATAGCTGAGATCTCAGTTGTGGAATCAGATATTGCAAACCAGAAATTAGCGAAGAAAGGCCTGTGCAGAAAACTATTTCAATTTGTGTCAAACTTAATAATCAATGTGATTCTGTTTACATTGTTGCCTGCAGTTTATGTTGCGTTTTTTACGTACTTACATAatggaaatgaataa
- the LOC124415830 gene encoding uncharacterized protein LOC124415830 isoform X5: MGWLTQCVCGARSAGSEPDVRQKSAGKRGKKKKNKKKERKDAAGSPQANRNAIGIDPITRSTGFNFSNQDEAVLKDTGNTSNNRLLDVEAGTTKSVKLSTPDKKCEIVHENGEFAAESSCSNFSSSIIDRGKYVTDDPSLEQISLSFDHDPGVVRPKRWSIHGTDTNNGNVANLGLSYFKKTPESSENTTVFAVKKSSTSNSNENKFSTTSTKGDHHRFGSRTVENIGLQDARQATEDVSTTLGSVNRKLGLSYVVLKQTEEPPRNGDSTAMVPLSGDSVAENFQRAYVVLPEIERDKSAEFNDSHQKQRRTIQNPHRATMPISRLPRSKPSVVKKSSDFPEKQTNKYGFRQPAGTPIATPVTEINRSRNSCSFEIPWFDDKTITKKPRQSKILKPQEITKIATKIKESNETALANDRLKEHENGRVHSAIVSGVNWEQRSVTVEWFERGETKGKEVEIDAILALNPELVPKTMGPPPPVNNHMMPARNKNTTRASIPVKGKSVPNRQITRAGRPTNIIPPITSVNGHGDSISGLTRRELENIPPTPVTPAPSSASTVAMSKQKQLQIQQAQQQQLQIQQQQQQQQAAQVENGRGRRSNVVKEVERLKKNREERRQRQAELKEEKEALMNLDPGNPNWEFLAMIREYQNTIDFRPLRDTDAVEDHQITVCVRKRPLNRKEVNRKEVDVISVPSKDQMVVHEPKAKVDLTKYLENQLFRFDYAFDETCTNEIVYKYTAKPLVQTIFEGGMATCFAYGQTGSGKTHTMGGDFNGKTQDCKKGIYAMVAKDVFKYLKSTKYRPLNLIISASFFEIYSGKVFDLLADKEKLRVLEDGKQQVQIVGLTEKVVESCDEVLKLIQHGNSARTSGQTSANANSSRSHAVFQIIARTPGTHKVHGKFSLIDLAGNERGADTSSANRQTRMEGAEINKSLLALKECIRALGRKGTHLPFRASKLTQVLRDSFIGEKSKTCMIAMISPGMSSCEHSLNTLRYADRVKELAATDPTEIKAPSTDDDERGLKIEDHSNNSVLSDSDLAQLRSLNEGELSQDLYTFHEAVSALQLLEEEVLDTHKLVVDNTTRFLNDAHSVFSATHEVDYDQEDTHAMTKANSIFTLSHNWRGSNATLNTTISINDKLNNNPDYDSHSNLNSSTQISGKNSYNSPWKDELKFENSTNSDSDQDKLEVESEKKYSENLSAVSIETTHNKTFSARTTPLYKKCETRRSTISGIKKYSKYNWAGTFHNRAKKKISFTESLVSKSIAGESNFESHVMSDENECRTGKKTMNFTIDTTSGSNSLNLFEDDSLKANDNFIDELKYTKFSNIDRTSDSKLNNMIESDLIFPPVTDNSYFIKNDASPAKINIFTDYSDKHLEMPSILKSTANTASSILKVNQQVKNLSHFKLDTLQPNFNTSVPEKGPIDSGFKRTSTLVEKCVLKKSIDSNIAEISVVESDIANQKLAKKGLCRKLFQFVSNLIINVILFTLLPAVYVAFFTYLHNGNE; encoded by the exons ATGGGCTGGTTGACGCAATGCGTTTGCGGTGCTCGGAGCGCAGGCTCGGAACCGGATGTGAGGCAGAAAAGCGCGGGAAAAcgtggtaaaaagaaaaagaacaagaaaaaggaACGGAAAGACGCCGCTGGATCGCCACAGGCCAATCGAAACGCCATTGGGATCGACCCGATAACCCGAAGCAcaggtttcaatttttccaaccAGGATGAAGCTGTCCTGAAGGATACAGGCAACACGTCAAATAATCGGCTCCTGGATGTCGAGGCCGGTACCACGAAATCTGTAAAGTTGTCAACGCCGGATAAAAAGTGTGAAATAGTTCACGAAAACGGTGAATTTGCCGCGGAATCTTCCTGCAGTAATTTCTCATCGTCGATCATTGATCGTGGAAAATATGTCACCGACGATCCTTCACTCGAGCAGATTTCATTAAGCTTCGATCATGATCCTGGAGTGGTACGACCGAAACGCTGGAGTATTCACGGCACAGACACGAACAACGGAAACGTAGCCAATCTTGGATTAAGTTATTTTAAAAAGACGCCCGAGTCTAGCGAGAACACGACCGTATTTGCCGTTAAAAAATCATCCACAAGTAACTCCAATGAGAACAAATTTAGCACGACAAGTACGAAGGGCGATCATCATCGCTTCGGATCTCGCACCGTCGAAAATATTGGCCTGCAGGATGCGCGCCAGGCGACGGAGGACGTTTCTACTACCTTAGGAAGTGTTAACAGAAAATTGGGACTTTCTTACGTTGTGCTGAAGCAGACGGAAGAACCACCGAGGAACGGTGATAGTACGGCAATGGTACCATTGTCGGGTGACTCTGTggcggaaaattttcaacgagccTACGTCGTTCTGCCTGAAATTGAACGCGACAAGTCCGCGGAATTTAATGATTCGCATCAGAAGCAGCGACGTACTATCCAAAATCCGCATCGCGCAACTATGCCAATATCAAGACTGCCCCGGTCGAAACCAAGCGTCGTCAAGAAATCGTCGGACTTTccggaaaaacaaacgaacaagtATGGATTTCGACAACCTGCTGGAACTCCGATAGCTACGCCGGTCACGGAGATCAATCGAAGCAGGAACTCGTGCAGCTTTGAAATTCCCTGGTTCGACGATAAAACCATCACCAAGAAACCGCGTCaaagtaaaatattgaaacctCAAGAGATAACAAAGATCGCAacgaaaattaaggaatcgaATGAAACGGCTCTGGCTAACGACCGATTAAAGGAACACGAAAATG GACGCGTTCACTCTGCCATCGTGTCTGGTGTCAACTGGGAGCAACGGAGTGTCACTGTCGAATGGTTTGAGAGAGGAGAGACTAAAGGGAAAGAG gTGGAAATCGATGCGATTTTGGCTTTGAATCCCGAATTGGTACCGAAAACGATGGGACCACCTCCGCCGGTGAATAATCACATGATGCCTGCTCGTAATAAG AATACTACGAGAGCGTCTATTCCAGTTAAAGGTAAGT CTGTTCCAAATAGACAAATCACTCGAGCAGGACGGCCCACAAATATAATTCCACCCATTACATCTGTAAACGGACATGGTGATTCCATCTCAGGTCTTACTCGACGGGAATTGGAGAATATACCACCAACTCCGGTAACACCAGCACCATCAAGTGCTTCCACTGTGGCAATGAGCAAGCAGAAACAATTGCAGATACAACAGGCTCAACAGCAGCAGTTGCAaattcaacaacaacaacaacaacaacaagctGCACAAGTCGAAAATGGAAGAGGCAGACGGTCGAATGTTGTCAAAGAGGTGGAAAGGCTAAAAAAGAACAGAGAAGAGAGGAGGCAGCGACAAGCAGAGCtaaaggaggaaaaagaagcATTAATGAACTTGGATCCTGGAAATCCTAATTGGGAATTCCTTGCAATGATTAG ggAGTATCAAAACACCATAGACTTTAGACCACTGCGAGACACGGACGCAGTAGAAGACCATCAAATAACCGTTTGTGTTCGAAAACGTCCGTTAAATCGTAAAGAAGTGAATCGTAAAGAAGTAGACGTTATAAGTGTTCCCAGTAAAGATCAGATGGTCGTCCACGAACCAAAAGCAAAGGTTGATTTAACCAAGTATTTGGAAAATCAGCTGTTCAGATTTGATTACGCTTTTGATGAAACTTGTACCAATGAAATAGTCTACAAATATACAGCCAAGCCATTAGTGCAAACTATCTTTGAGGGTGGAATGGCTACTTGTTTTGCTTATGGTCAAACCGGAAGTGGTAAGACTCACACAATGGGTGGAGACTTCAATGGAAAAACTCAGGACTGCAAGAAAGGAATATATGCTATGGTCGCTAAAGACGTTTTCAAGTATTTAAAGTCCACTAAATATCGTCCACTGAATTTGATAATCTCTGCAAGTTTTTTTGAGATTTACTCAGGAAAAGTGTTTGACCTGCTCGCTGACAAAGAAAAGCTCCGAGTACTGGAGGATGGGAAACAACAG gTACAAATAGTTGGGCTGACTGAAAAGGTTGTGGAATCTTGTGATGAAGtactgaaattaattcaacatGGTAATAGTGCCAGAACTAGCGGACAAACTAGCGCTAATGCTAACTCTTCGAGGTCACATGCTGTCTTTCAAATAATTGCACGGACGCCAGGAACCCACAAGGTTCATGGAAAGTTTTCTCTAATCGATCTTGCTGGTAATGAAAGGGGAGCGGATACATCGTCAGCTAACAGGCAAACCA GAATGGAAGGTGCTGAAATCAACAAGTCACTGCTGGCGCTCAAAGAATGTATCCGTGCACTGGGACGCAAAGGTACGCATTTGCCATTCAGAGCCAGTAAGCTGACTCAGGTTCTGCGAGACAGTTTTATaggagaaaaatcaaaaacttgcATG ATCGCTATGATCAGCCCAGGAATGAGCTCGTGCGAACATTCTCTTAACACTTTACGATACGCAGACAGAGTTAAGGAACTAGCTGCAACAGATCCAACAGAAATAAAGGCACCATCAACAGATGACGACGAACGAGGTTTAAAGATAGAAGACCATTCAAACAACAGTGTTCTGTCAGACAGCGATTTAGCACAGTTAAGATCACTCAAT GAGGGCGAGTTATCGCAGGACTTATATACTTTCCATGAAGCTGTATCTGCGCTACAGTTATTAGAGGAAGAAGTTTTGGACACACATAAGCTTGTGGTTGACAATACAACTCGGTTTTTAAACGATGCGCACAGCGTTTTCAGTGCGACACACGAGGTGGACTATGATCAGGAAG ATACTCACGCAATGACAAAGGCTAATTCAATCTTCACATTAAGCCACAACTGGAGAGGCAGCAATGCAACATTAAACACAACGATCagtataaatgataaattgaataacaatCCTGATTACGATAGTCATTCTAATTTGAATTCGTCGACTCAAATTTCTGGTAAGAACTCCTATAATTCTCCTTGGAAAGATGAgttaaagtttgaaaattcaacaaattctgATAGTGATCAAGATAAGCTTGAAGTTGAATCTGAAAAGAAATACAGTGAAAATCTTAGTGCTGTATCCATTGAGACTACGCATAATAAGACGTTTTCCGCTAGAACCACTCCACTatacaaaaaatgtgaaaccaGAAGATCAACCATTTCtggcataaaaaaatattccaaatatAATTGGGCTGGTACTTTTCATAATAGAgctaaaaaaaagatttcgttCACGGAAAGTTTAGtatcaaaatcaattgcaggtGAAAGTAATTTTGAAAGTCATGTAATGTCAGATGAGAATGAATGTAGAACTGGAAAGAAAACTATGAATTTTACAATTGACACAACGTCAGGGTCTAACAGTCTTAATTTATTTGAAGATGATTCTTTGAAAGCAAATGACAACTTTATTGACGAGCTGAAGTATACtaagttttcaaatattgaCAGAACGTCGGActcaaaattgaataatatgaTCGAAAGTGATTTGATTTTTCCACCTGTAACTGATAAttcttatttcataaaaaatgatgCTTCACCTGCTAAGATCAATATATTCACTGATTACTCTGATAAACATCTTGAAATGCCATCCATTTTAAAAAGTACGGCTAATACAGCGTCTTCGATTTTAAAAGTGAATCAACAAGTGAAAAATCTATCTCATTTTAAGCTAGACACATTGCAACCAAATTTCAACACATCTGTGCCAGAAAAGGGTCCAATAGATTCTGGATTCAAACGCACTTCGACATTAGTAGAAAAGTGtgtcttgaaaaaatcaatagaCTCCAATATAGCTGAGATCTCAGTTGTGGAATCAGATATTGCAAACCAGAAATTAGCGAAGAAAGGCCTGTGCAGAAAACTATTTCAATTTGTGTCAAACTTAATAATCAATGTGATTCTGTTTACATTGTTGCCTGCAGTTTATGTTGCGTTTTTTACGTACTTACATAatggaaatgaataa